In Thalassophryne amazonica chromosome 14, fThaAma1.1, whole genome shotgun sequence, one DNA window encodes the following:
- the LOC117524420 gene encoding tubulin alpha chain-like — protein MGNTCWELYCLEHGIQPDGQMLSQKPSGRNDDSFTTFFSETGAGKYVPRAVFVDLEPTVIDEVRTGTYRQLFHPEQLISGKEDAANNYARGHYTIGKEIIDSVLDRIRKLADQCTGLQGFLVFHSFGGGTGSGFTSLLMERLSVDFGKKSKLEFAIYPAPQVSTAVVEPYNAILTTHTTLEHSDCAFMVDNEAIYDICRRNLDIERPSYTNLNRLISQIVSSITASLRFDGALNVDLTEFQTNLVPYPRIHFPLATYAPVISAEKAYHEQLSVAEITNACFEPANQMVKCDPRHGKYMACCLLYRGDVVPKDVNVAIAAIKTKRSIQFVDWCPTGFKVGINYQPPTVVPGGDLAKVQRAVCMLSNTTAIAEAWARLDHKFDLMYAKRAFVHWYVGEGMEEGEFSEAREDMAALEKDYEEVGIDSFEEDEEGEEY, from the exons ATGGGGAACACCTGCTGGGAGCTCTATTGTCTGGAGCACGGTATCCAGCCGGACGGCCAGATGCTCAGCCAAAAGCCCTCAGGAAGAAACGATGATTCTTTCACTACTTTCTTCAGTGAGACTGGGGCTGGGAAGTATGTTCCCAGAGCAGTATTTGTTGACCTGGAACCTACTGTCATTG ATGAGGTGCGCACAGGAACGTACCGCCAACTCTTTCACCCTGAGCAGCTCATCTCAGGAAAGGAAGATGCAGCCAACAACTATGCTCGTGGACACTACACCATCGGCAAAGAGATCATTGACTCTGTCCTCGACAGGATCCGCAAACTG GCTGATCAGTGCACTGGCCTACAAGGCTTTCTGGTCTTCCATTCCTTTGGAGGAGGTACTGGCTCTGGTTTCACGTCCTTGCTGATGGAGAGACTCTCTGTTGACTTTGGCAAAAAGTCCAAGCTGGAATTTGCCATCTATCCAGCCCCCCAGGTGTCTACAGCTGTAGTGGAGCCATATAACGCCATCCTGACCACCCACACCACTTTGGAGCACTCCGACTGTGCCTTCATGGTGGACAATGAGGCCATCTATGATATCTGTCGCAGAAACCTTGATATTGAACGGCCATCTTACACAAACCTCAACCGTCTCATCAGCCAGATTGTCTCCTCGATCACTGCCTCTCTTCGCTTTGATGGAGCCCTGAATGTTGACCTCACAGAGTTTCAAACCAATTTGGTGCCCTACCCCCGGATCCACTTTCCTCTGGCCACATACGCTCCGGTCATCTCTGCTGAGAAAGCCTACCATGAGCAGCTGTCTGTGGCTGAGATCACAAATGCCTGCTTTGAGCCAGCCAATCAGATGGTGAAGTGTGATCCTCGTCATGGTAAATACATGGCCTGCTGCCTGTTGTACCGTGGAGACGTGGTGCCCAAAGATGTCAATGTGGCCATTGCTGCCATCAAGACCAAGCGCTCCATCCAGtttgtggactggtgtcccacAGGATTCAAGGTGGGCATCAACTACCAGCCTCCTACTGTGGTTCCTGGAGGAGACCTGGCCAAGGTTCAGAGGGCGGTGTGCATGCTGAGCAACACCACAGCCATTGCTGAGGCCTGGGCCCGTCTCGACCACAAGTTTGACCTCATGTATGCCAAGAGGGCCTTTGTCCACTGGTATGTTGGGGAGGGCATGGAAGAGGGAGAGTTCTCAGAGGCCAGAGAAGATATGGCTGCCCTAGAGAAGGATTATGAAGAGGTGGGGATTGActcttttgaagaagatgaggaaggagAAGAATATTAG